The DNA region AACTCAAGCCCGCTTTATCAGCCTGATGGCAAGCGGCCTGCAATAAATGCGAGCGGCCGCTGCCTTTGTCGCCATAATAATAAATATAGCGCTCACCGCCACTCAGTTGCCGCTGCAGACTGTCTACTAACACGCCATTATCTGCCACGTAAAAATTTTCAAAAGTAGCATCATCGCGCAACTGTAACGCCAACGGCAATTGTTGTGACAACACACTCATAACAACATCAACCTGTCACAAAACGCGGACCTAGTCATCAGGACTTTTCTTCCGCCGTATACAAATCACTTTCTTTATACGTTCTATGCAACTGACGTAACAACACCATAATGACCGCCGCTACCGGCAGTGCAAGTAAGATGCCGGTAAAGCCGGCCAATTGACCGCCAGCCATAATGGCGAAAATAACTGCCACTGGATGTAAGCCAATACGATCACCAACAAGTAACGGCGTTAGCAACATGCCCTCTAACATCTGGCCAACAGCAAACACTCCTGCCACTTGTAACAAGGCAATAAACTCGTGAAACTGAAACCAACAGGCGATGCTGGCAGCAGTGATGCCAACAATAAAACCCATATAAGGTACGATACTGGCCAAGCCGGCAATCAGCCCCAATAGCAGAGCCAAGTCCAGACCAACCATGGACAACCCCACGCTGTAAATAATTGCTAATGCAAACATCACTAATAACTGGCCACGAATAAATGCGCCGATAATTTCATCACACTCAGCCGCTAATTTGCTTACCATCGACTCAGTATTGCGCGGTAGCAAATCGTGAATACGTGCCATCACCACATCCCAGTCGCGTAGAAGATAAAAGGTGACCACCGGTATTAACACCAGATTAGCCATCCAGGTAAGCATGGCGACACTGGAACCCGCTATTTTCGACCAAAAGGCTTTTAATAAATTACCCGCCGTGCCCCAGTGACCGCTGATGGCCGCTTTTAATTCTGCGGCAGAAATTGGCTCAACACCAACGCCAAACTGCTGTTGCGCCCAAGGCAACACTGTCTGCTGAAACTGATGTAACCACTGGGGTAATTTAGTGGCTAGCATATCCAGCTGCTTACCAACCAACGGCACCGTCAGCAGTAACATTAAAGCCACTACCAAAGTTAAACCGACAAAAACGATCGATACCGCCAAGGTGCGACCAATACCCCGCGCTTCTAATCTATCCGCTAACGGGTCGCCCAGATACGCCAATAATGCACCCACTAAAAATGGGCTGAGTATCGGCTGCAATAAATAAATTAAAAATATGGCCAGCGCCGCTATGGCAAAACCCCACCACCGTTGTGAATCCGTCATTGGCTAAATCCTTGTTGGTTAGTTATTGGCTTACAGTTTTTACGGTACTCGCGGGCCAGTGATAATCTAAATCAAGAACATAATCGCCCTGATAATTAGAACCTAACGATTGCTGTAAGCGACCATCAAGCACAAAGGCTTGCTGCAACTGACTTAATAAGCCATCAGCCACAATCCGCACGATAATTTCATCACCTTCAACGGCTACCACATTAGCATGCCGAATCGCTGCCACTGATTCCAGATACTGAATGGCGCGGGCATAAGCAGTAAAGTCACTGACGCCAGTCATGCGCAATAACAAACCGTTATCAGAAATTCTGACCGGTGCTACCGCATACTGATCCCCTAATAACTCTGCCACCTGATCCAGGGCTGCACCGATAAAATCATTGATATTATCGGCATCCCCATCAAAAGATACCTGCTGCTGGTCATAGCGAAAATACCAACTGCCTAACAGCTCACCACTGGTGAGCCGGCTCACCCTGCCGAATAACACAGTATCGGTACCATAGCGCTCCGCTGCTGACTGCGCTCGCCAATTGGTTAACTGCCACAATTCATCGGTAGATACAGCGACCATATCCTCAAGATCCAACGTAGGTAATTTAATCGCCAAACCTCTACGCCGCGCATTAGCGGTAATCGCCGCCACAGTCGGAGCATCGCGATCAACGCCCACTGAGCGACGTCCCTGACTGTCATCCATCACCAGCCACAGCAACACCGTCGGTCGGTTACTGGACCACAGTGGCAGACCCGCTTGCCGTAACTCGGCATCCACCAGCTGCTGTTCAAATTCGATCACTGCATACAATTGCTCACCGCCATCCACTAATGGACTGGCGCGTTGCTCGTAACGAAATTGACGAGTAAAACTGCTAGCCCGACGAATAGCTGCAACGATTTGTGGCTGCTCTAATGTATTGGTATGCCCTGATACGCGAATAAAGACTGTTTTTAACCCGGCCACCGTGGCCTTGCTTAGCGCCTTACTGGATTGAGAATCAACCGGTACTGCCACATCATAAAGGCCGGCAACGGGTTCAGCGTGGATAGAAGCTGTTAGGCATAGACATAGTGTCGCCACTATCATGGGTATAAAGGAGAAAAAATGACGGCTAGAAAACAAGCGGAGCGTTCCTGAGTCTGTAGCAATGAATGCGTTATTGTAACTATTCGCGCCATTGTAACAATGTCACCGCCGCTGCACAGTAGCAATCGGCCGAGATGAGAATTTATAGTCGAATTCCATCTTTATTCAAGCTAAAATGGCGCGCCTTTTTGGGCCATAGACCAGACCTTTCATCCACCCAGCCACAACCAACAGTAGAGCCGATTAATTTATGAGCGATCAGAGCAGCAAACCGTCCACTACATCCCTCAGCTACAAGGACGCTGGCGTTGATATTGAAGCCGGTAACGCACTGGTTGAACGCATCAAAGATGTGGCCAAACGTACCCGTCGCCCCGAAGTCATGGCTGGTCTCGGCGGCTTTGGCGCGCTGTGTGAATTACCCAGCGGCTATAAACAGCCGGTATTAGTCTCCGGCACTGATGGTGTCGGTACCAAATTACGGCTGGCAATGGACCTGGGTATTCACGACACGATTGGTATTGACCTGGTTGCAATGTGCGTTAACGACTTAATTGTTGCCGGTGCCGAGCCCTTATTCTTTCTCGACTATTACGCCACGGGTAAACTCAATGTCGACACTGCTGCCGCAGTAGTTACCGGCATTGGTGCTGGCTGTGAATTATCAGGCTGCTCGCTGGTTGGCGGTGAAACGGCAGAAATGCCCGGTATGTACGAAGGTGAAGACTACGACCTCGCTGGTTTTTGTGTCGGCGTCGTCGAAAAATCAGAGATTATAGATGGCAGCAAAGTTGCGAGTGGTGACACCCTGATTGGTATCGCCTCCTCGGGGCCACACTCCAATGGCTATTCTTTAATTCGTAAAATTATTGAAGTCAGCAATGCCGACCTCAATCAGGATCTGGGTGGCCAAACCCTGGCCCAAGCCCTGATGGCACCGACCCGTATTTATGTTAAACCCATCCTGCAATTACTGAAAGACACAGCCGTCAACGCGCTATGCCACATCACTGGCGGTGGCTTGCAGGAAAATATTCCGCGGGTCTTACCCGAAAACTGCAAAGCGGTTATCGATACGCAAAGCTGGCAACAGCCTGCAGTGTTTAAATGGCTGCAGCAAAACGGCAATGTCGACCCAATAGAAATGTACCGCACCTTCAACTGCGGCGTAGGCCTGATTATCGCGGTACCCAACGCCACTACCGAGCAAACGTTAGCCATGTTAAAGACGCTTGGAGAAGAGGCCTGGGTCATTGGTCATATTGCCGATGCCAGCGCCGATGAAGCACAGGTTGAGTTACAAGGGCTGTAACCATGGCTAACTCTAGCTCTGGGACCAGCGTAAAATGCCGTCTGGTCATTCTTATTTCAGGCAGCGGCTCCAACTTACAATCCTTTATTGATGCGGCTATATCAGGGGATTTAAATGCGGACATTGCCGCTGTGGTCTGCAATCGCCCCGGCGCTTATGGGCTGGAACGCGCCGCCAATGCTGGCATCGCCACCGAACTGATCGATCACACCCTTTACGACAGCCGCGATAGCTTTGATGCCGAACTAGTGCAACGCATCGATCGTTTCACCCCGGACCTGATTATCCTCGCTGGCTTTATGCGCATCCTTACGCCGTCATTTGTGCAACATTATCACGGTCGCTTATTGAACATTCACCCGTCTTTGTTGCCCAAGTATCCAGGTCTGCATACACATCAGCGCGCACTGGATGCCGGCGACGATAAAGCGGGAGCTACGGTTCATTTTGTTACTGAACAACTGGATGGCGGCCCAGCTATTATTCAAGCCAGTATCGATATCAGTGAGCAAGATACTGCTGATGACATTGCCAAACGGGTATTGGTACAAGAGCACCAAATTTACCCGCTAGCGGCGCAGTGGTTTGCTGAAGGTCGCTTAACTCTCAGGGACAACAGGGCATTACTCGACAATGAAGAGCTATCTACCGGCGGCTTTCAATATACTAAGCCGTAAACTCCAACTTACCGCCCTACTGCTGGCAACTTCTGCGTTGACCAATCAAGCTTGCGCTGAATATGAGTTAAGTCCTTATAAAGCCAGCTATAACGCAAAAATCAGTGGCATTAACGCAGAGCTACAACAAACACTAACGCCAGCGAACAAACAGCAATGGCGAATGCATAGCGAAGTGTCTGCGCTTTTTATTACTATCGATGAAGAGGCACTATTCAGCCTCAAGAACGATACTGTTACTCCTCATACTTATCAATATACCAATCCACTAAACAGCAAGCGCAACAGCAATCTGGTTTTTAATCCCAGCGGTAAAAACGTTAACAACACCCTTATTTCAAGGCCACCTTTTGCTATACCTGCTAGCGCACAGGATAAACTGAGCTTTCAAACCCAGCTACGCCTGGACCTCAGCAACGACCCAACATTCAAGCAAAAAGATTACGCGCTGGTAGAAGCCAAGCGAGTTAAAACCTACACACTAAAAGTGTTAGCTGAAGAAACCATTACCACTCCTGCGGGGACGTTTAAAGCAGTAAAACTGGAACAGCGACGGGATAACAATGAAGAATACTCACTTATTTGGCTTGCTGTTGAGCATGAGTATTTTGTGCTGCGGATAGAGCGTATCGAAGAGGGAGAGACCGAGTTTCTTATTGACTTAAAAGCGGCTGAAATTGCAGGGGAGAAAATATAACTGGCCCGGACTACTCACACAACTAACGCTAACACACTGGCTAACACACACCAAATCACAATATAGAGTAGTGACAGTCGCAACAACTTCAAGCCAGCAAAAGCCACACCGGCGATTACACAGTCCGTTATGGAAGTAATCCCCGCAGTAAAAACCGGATCGTAAAGTGCCGCCGCTAACATTCCGACAACCGCCGCGTTAACACCCGCAACTGCATTCAACGCTAATGGCTTTATCGCAATCATTTGCCACAACGGTAATACCGCAGCGACTAATAATAAGCCGGGTAAAAACATAAACAGCAAGGCCACCCGGCACCTAAGCCACTTGCATGTGCCGTGGGAATACTTGCACCGAGATAGCCGGCAAACGCAAACATTGGCCCAGGAATAACTTGTGCCGCACCATAACCAGCCAGAAAATTTTCAGCACTTACCCAACCTGAAACTACCACAGAGCTTTCCAGCAGCGGCAATACTACATGCCCCCCACCAAATACCATCGCGCCGGCCTGATAAAACGTCCGGGCGATAGCCACTAAGCCAAATTCTGCCGGAACAAAAGCTAATCCTAAACACAATAGAAATAACACCAATAACACCAAACCAAAACGACGACCATAAGGAAGCTGAATTATTGGCTGCATGCTGCTGACCGTCTGCCGGCAAAAAATCATGCCTGCAACTGCACCTGCAACTACTACTAGTAGCTGCGCCCACACACTAACTATTAACACCAGGACTGTTGTAGCCACTAACGCTAAACCTCGGCGATACCAATCCGGGCACAGCTTTTTAGCCATCACCCACACGGCATCAGCCACTACCGCACACGCCAACAACTTCAAGCCATGAATCGCCGCATCGGCATTACCCTCTGGTATTGACGGCAACAGCCATGCAAAAAACACCAACAACAACGCGGAAGGCAGCGTAAAAGCCACAAATGCAGCAATAGCTCCTAACCAACCTGCCCGTAACAAACCCAGTGCAAAACCCAACTGACTGCTAGCAGGCCCCGGCAAAAACTGACAAAGTGCTAACAACTGACTGAAGTGACTTTCGCTCACCCACCCTCGATGCTCGACTAACTCCTTATGGAAATAACCCAAATGGGCAACGGGGCCACCAAACGAGGTTAAACCTAATTTGAGAAAGGCCATGAAAACCTCGACAACACTGCCAGAACCGGCCGTTGATACTTCGGTTTTAATTGGAGTTTTGATTGGTGTTTCGGACATTAAAAAAGATTTCCTACACCGCGACACGAAAGAGGCCGAATAATAACGATTACATTATGACAATGTCACCGCAGCTAAATAAATAGTTAGCACTTCAATCGTGCTTGGGGGGCTCAGTCATCATAAAAAGCTAATTCGCAGGCAAGTCCTCGAGCAGGGCTCCCGTGGCCGGTTGAAAACGCACCAAAATAAAGGCCATCCAACACAACACCATTGCAGTAATTGCGGCTGCAAAATAAGGACTGTGGTAATGCAATTGCCCAAACATTACCCCGGACAATGCGGTAGTAATAGTACGCGCCAACATGCCCGCAGCAGAATAGACGCCTAACACCATCCCGCGCTCATGTTCCGCAGCACAGCGCGACACTAGCGCTTGTGCGCAGATCATTATTATCCCGGCACTCATCGATAACAACATCATCAATAGTGTCACCCACAAAGCACTGCCATAATTTCCCGCGATCGTGATACCGTAACATGTCGCCGCCATCGTCAGCGCAGCGACCATCATTAAATGCCGCTCGCTAAATCGCTTGGTCAATGGACCTATCAGTACCGCCGAGGTAATCACATAGCTCATACCGCTGGCTAATAACATTGGCAACATGCCATTAGGCCCCTCAATAATTGCAAACGCTTCAGCCCACAATGGAAATATCGATTCATAAAAACCACTGGCCAACTGATACAAGCTGCCACAACTGATCAGCACGACTAATAAATAACGGTGGCGAATAGCAGCAATTGACTGCAGCAACCCAGGCCTTTTTTGAGTGCTTACCTGCTGCCGCACATGCTTGGGTAAACTTTCTTTTACGAAAAAAATTAACGCAAAAAAAGCTGCCAACGATAAGCCCGCGGCAACTAACGCTGGCGCTACAAAGTTGGCGTCAGTAAAGGAATCACCACCCAACCAACTCCCAATTGCCGGACCAATAACAAAGCCAAGCCCCATCACCGCCCCTAATAATCCCATATATTTAGCGCGATCCTGATCACTAGTGCTATCAGTGACATAGGCCTGTGCCGCAGAAAAATTGCCCGCCATAACGCCACTAAAAACTCTGGAGAACGCCACCATAAAAATGGTTTCTGCATACGCCAAAATAACATAACCGATAACCGCACCTAATAAACTAATGGCCATAATAGGCTTGCGACCATAGCGATCGCTTAAACGCCCCAATACCGGAGTAGCGATAAACACTGCGCCGCTATAAAGCGCCAGACAGAGCGTAATCATTCCCGGCCCAGCCCCTAAATTAGCAGCATGGAAAGGAAATATAGGAATGATGATACCGAAACCAACGATATCCAGTAACACCACAAACAACACAATCCACACAATGAAGACTCCCTGTAATAATGTAATATTTTTTTAGTTATTGATATATTTAGATAACCACTAACTTTCCAATATGGCGTTAATAGCATTAGTATAAAGTGACCGATTACTAATTTTTTCAAGCATCGCCGTATCCGGGAAACAATCTAAATCTCCCTGACTTGAAAACTGTGGACTATGACCACCACAGCAAATATCAAAAGCTAATCGGTCGTCGCTGTACAAACCCCGATGAATCATCCCCGCAGAAAAAACCAGCAAATCGCCGCGCCGCAAACGTATTGTTTCTGCTGCTGGCAAATCATCGCTTACACTATAACCTGCCGCGCCCATACGAACACGGTACTCCTGCTCATTATCCCAGCGCCGATGAGTCCCAGGGATCAGCTGTATTCCGGTTTCATCGCGTAAAGGTAAGCGAAAATGCAATAAGATTTGCTCGGCTAACATCTGCTGCTGTTGCGCCATCGAAAAATCACCGTATTGAATATCCCGGTGCCAGTAATTTTTTTGCTGCGCGTTTGCTGGATTAAAAAATAACTGGGTATTGGCAAAAAACAGGGGGCCAGCAACAATATCTGCCAATATTCCCACCAACCTATCGTCGGCAATAAATTGAAATAAGGTCAAGCGCTCATCATCTGATAAAAAATTACGATGACTTAGCCCTGCGCTATTAACGGCTGTTTGTTGATAATGTTGCTGGTGGTGCTCAATCCATGCCTGATGCGCCCTGAGTATAATTGGCTCAATGGCATCCATCTCAGCATCAGCAAATAACGCAGGCACGATAACAAAACCCTGCCGCTGATAATTATTAATCAAATTAGCCACGCTATTTAACCGCCTCCCTGCCCCACACTCTTCGGTACTCGCTGCCATAATTGGCTCTACCTATCAGGTAACCTGATTATTCACAATGTACTCGTATCCCAGCCATCAAACCACCACCGCATATTACATTGTTTGAGATATTCGCCAACCTTCTTACCCGTATAACTTTATGTTCCGACATAAAAAAACCGCTAATAGAGTAGCGGTTTTTAATAAACGCGTTTGTTACCAAACGTTCAGCATTTTAACTACTTAAGCATCCAGACTTTGATAGTAATCCATCAGAATCTTGGCGCATTCAGGGCGCGAAAATTCAGGTGGCGGCGCAATACCGTTACCTAACATTTCACGCACCTTGGTACCTGACAATAAGATAAAGTCGTCTTTTTCATGATCAGGTGCATCTTTCATCATGATCACTTTATTCAACTTCTTGGAATAAGCGGTGTGATCGGCACGATAGATTTCAATTTCCAAAGCCCCTGCAGGTACTTTTTCATCAAAGATGGTCTGCGCGTCAAAACCACCGTAGTAATCGCCAACACCAGCGTGGTCACGGCCCACAATAAAGTGAGTACAGCCACAGTTTTGACGGAAGACTGCATGCAGTACCGCTTCGCGAGGACCGGCATATAACATATCAAAGCCGTAACCAGTGATCATCACGGTATTAGCGGGGAAATACACCTCAACCATTTTACGAATACAGGCATCACGCACGTCGGCTGGAATATCACCAGGCTTCAATTTGCCCAGCAACATGTGAATCAAAATACCGTCGCTGCCCAGATCTTCCTGCGCCATGCGGCACAGTTCTTCGTGAGCGCGGTGCATTGGGTTACGGGTCTGGAAAGCAACAGCTTTATTCCAACCACGTTCAGCCATTTCATTACGGATTTCAACTGCGGTGCGGAAGGTATCCGGGAAGTCAGTTTGGAAATAACTGAAATTCAATACCTGAATAGCACCAGACAACATGATATTGCCTTCGCCTTTAAAAGCTGCAACACCGGGGTGATCGCCATCCAGAGTACCGAAAATATTTTGCGCCATCATATCGATTTGATCTGCACTTACTGTTTCAATCGCATCGATATCCATAATCGCCAGCACAGGGTTGCCTTCAACGTTAGGGTCGCGCAGAGCGATACGCTTGGCATCGCCGATAGCACTGACATCACTAACCATGTTGACGATAGGCACCGGCCAGAATAGTCCGTCAGTGGTGTGAAGCGTATCAGCCACTGACAAAGAATCAGCCAGATTCATAAAACCGCTTAACGGTGTAAAGTATCCAGCACCCAACATAACGGCATTACCGGCAGCAGCTGAACTGATTAGCAATGATGGCAAAGTGGCGGCTTCTGCATTTAAAGCGTGGTGTTTTTCTGTGTCATAGACGAATAATGGTTTTAGTTCGTCGGCACCATGGGGTTTAATCATTTTTGCTTCCTTTTAGACAATCAAGCTTTTGCAATAGCAAAAGCCTTTTAATTCAGAGTTGTATAAAGCGTTACACAGCTGGAGTATTACGCTGACAATAAACCGCGCTCTTCTAGTAAAGCCATCAATACATTGACTTCTTCTTCCAAAGACATTTCATGGCTATTCAAAACCACTTCTGGTTTCAATGGCTCTTCATAAGGATCTGAAATACCGGTGAAGTTTGGAATCTCACCCGCCCGGGCTTTTTTGTACAAACCTTTTGGGTCACGCTCTTCAGCCACATCCAGCGGCACATCGACATGGACTTCAATAAATTGCATACCCGCGGCTTCGTGTAAGTCGCGTACCAAATCACGATCGGCGCGGTAGGGGCTAACAAAGCTGGACAAAGTAATCACGCCCACGTCGACAAATAATTTTGAAATCTCGCCAATACGTCGGATATTTTCAGTACGATCTTCGGCGCTAAAGCCCAGGTTCTTATTGATACCTAAACGAATATTGTCGCCATCTAAACGGTAAGTCAGTTTACCTTTGGCGGTAAGCGCCTGCTCTAACGCTACTGCCACGGTGCTTTTACCGCTGCCGGACAAACCGGTAAACCATAAAGTGGCGCCTTTTTGATTGAGTAACTTGTTACGGTCTTCGCGGGTGACATCACCCTCATGCCAATAGACATTGGTTGCTTTTTGTTCAGTCATGATAATTCCAGTAAGCTAGAAATAGTCGTGTTGAGCACAGCGCCCGTGTTAGCCAAATGTTGCTTCGTAACCATGGCCAGTGGCGCTGTGAATTCCAGAGCCTATACCTAGGATTGATGCCCAGAAGCAACAATCAGCCGCATAGACTTGCAGGATTGGCGCACATCATAATCCTTTTGTTAAAATTTTCATCACCCCAAAGGATGAAATTAATAAATCACCTTTATATCAAAGACTTAAATTCATGCAAGCGTTACACTAAGTACCACAATCCAGACACAAGGCCGGAATCAAACGTGCAAATACCCGCCACCATTAACCAGCTAATTCACAGTATTTATCATGGCGTGCTGGAAAAAGAGCCCTGGAGCGACTTTCTCAACCAAATCAATCAATTATTTAATGCCGACTTAGCCGTGCTGGTAGTTGCCCCCAAACGGCAGGCCGGCAACAACTATTTACTAAACCGTGTGGTCAACAACCAAGCCGACTCAAGCGGCACTGCCAACCATTGGATAGCACTAGACCCCTTCCAACATATTAGTGACGATCAGGCCACACTGCTGGATGAGCTGGACCATGCCAACGCCATTGAAGAATTACCGTTTTACCAAGCGCTGATCAAACCCACCGGCATGCGCTATATCATGGCAATAAATATTCCTGCGCAAAGCTCTGCCGACTTACTGTTAAAATTGCGCATTGCTCGTGACACCAGCAAACCCGACTTTAGTCAGGACGAAATCGATACGCTTAATAGCCTGGTCACCCATATCAAACTGGCGCTGGATTTTCTGGATCAACGCGCCATTAAACAAATTGAACGCAATGCCTTCGCCGACGCAATTAACCAATTTATGCTGGGAACGTTAATTCTGGATCGCAAAGGAAAAATTGTCGCGTCTAACCGTGTCGCCAGAGATGCCATCGAACATAACCCACAAATAAAAATCAGCGATGGCACGCTGGTGTTAACCGACAACAAAGCAAACGAGCAACTCTATCAAGCACTGGCCGATATCAGCAGCGGCCACCACAGCCAAAAACCGATACCTACCACCATCACTACCAATATGATTCAGGGGCAGGCCGGTGTTCAATCACTTGGGCTAATGGTACGACCGGTACGACCAGAAGATGCGCTGGCACACCCTGTACATGCTCATGCGGTGGTTTTTATCAGTGACGTACAGGGCACGCCGGAAGTCTCAACCGATACCCTGCAGCAGCTATTTGGCTTTACTAACAGCGAAGCCAGGGTGGCCGCCTACTTAGCCAATGGCCACACTATTCCGGAAACCGCCGAAGCGCTGTCAATTTCCATCAATACTGCTAAAACCCATTCCAGAAATATTTATGAGAAAACCGGCGTCAATAAACAAACCAAGTTTATTCAATTAATTTCAAATAGTGTGGCGAGAGTGTCTTGATTTTCGTACAAATGCTACAGATACAAAAAAGGCCTCAACTATGGAGGCCTTTTATTGAAAAATATCAGAACTTAACGCTTACGCTTAAAGCCAAGCAAGGAAATCAGAGCAGAACCGAATAACCATGCGGCGGCAGGAACGGGAACCTCTGCTGGTGCTACAAAAGATTCAGAACCCCCACTAGCAAAATTAATCACATGCAAACCAATCCTTAAATCCGTGCCCATCGCATCGATGGTATCCGCATAGGTTTTACCGTTAATCAAATCAAAAGTAATCGTTACTTGATCAACTCCACCAGCATTAACACCTTTTTTTGGGGCAGGATTATCTGCATCAGCTGCAAAGTCAGCCACGAAGCTCACTGTGGGGTCAAGACCACCGGGAAGGTTAGGCGGGGTCGCACCTTCGCTAAATTCTACCCCAGCGGTACTATTGATGGCGAAAATACCCAAAAGAGTACCGTCATCAAAATAAATTTCTGAAATGGTTGATTGCGCAGCACCCGCATTAGTAAAAGTAAAATCAACTTTCTGAACACCGGCAACTACACCGGCATCGGTAACATCAACCACTAACTGGGTTTCACCGATCGTGCAATCACCCACATTATTTCCGGTGATACAGGTAAAGTTATAGGTTTCAGCAACTGACGCATTAACCCAGCCGAAGACAATCACGGGCAGTAAAGCCCATAGTTTTATTGTGCGCATCTTACCG from Oceanicoccus sp. KOV_DT_Chl includes:
- the sat gene encoding sulfate adenylyltransferase, which produces MIKPHGADELKPLFVYDTEKHHALNAEAATLPSLLISSAAAGNAVMLGAGYFTPLSGFMNLADSLSVADTLHTTDGLFWPVPIVNMVSDVSAIGDAKRIALRDPNVEGNPVLAIMDIDAIETVSADQIDMMAQNIFGTLDGDHPGVAAFKGEGNIMLSGAIQVLNFSYFQTDFPDTFRTAVEIRNEMAERGWNKAVAFQTRNPMHRAHEELCRMAQEDLGSDGILIHMLLGKLKPGDIPADVRDACIRKMVEVYFPANTVMITGYGFDMLYAGPREAVLHAVFRQNCGCTHFIVGRDHAGVGDYYGGFDAQTIFDEKVPAGALEIEIYRADHTAYSKKLNKVIMMKDAPDHEKDDFILLSGTKVREMLGNGIAPPPEFSRPECAKILMDYYQSLDA
- a CDS encoding helix-turn-helix transcriptional regulator, encoding MQIPATINQLIHSIYHGVLEKEPWSDFLNQINQLFNADLAVLVVAPKRQAGNNYLLNRVVNNQADSSGTANHWIALDPFQHISDDQATLLDELDHANAIEELPFYQALIKPTGMRYIMAINIPAQSSADLLLKLRIARDTSKPDFSQDEIDTLNSLVTHIKLALDFLDQRAIKQIERNAFADAINQFMLGTLILDRKGKIVASNRVARDAIEHNPQIKISDGTLVLTDNKANEQLYQALADISSGHHSQKPIPTTITTNMIQGQAGVQSLGLMVRPVRPEDALAHPVHAHAVVFISDVQGTPEVSTDTLQQLFGFTNSEARVAAYLANGHTIPETAEALSISINTAKTHSRNIYEKTGVNKQTKFIQLISNSVARVS
- the cysC gene encoding adenylyl-sulfate kinase yields the protein MTEQKATNVYWHEGDVTREDRNKLLNQKGATLWFTGLSGSGKSTVAVALEQALTAKGKLTYRLDGDNIRLGINKNLGFSAEDRTENIRRIGEISKLFVDVGVITLSSFVSPYRADRDLVRDLHEAAGMQFIEVHVDVPLDVAEERDPKGLYKKARAGEIPNFTGISDPYEEPLKPEVVLNSHEMSLEEEVNVLMALLEERGLLSA